CTTTTGTGCCAAATGCTGGCTCTTGTGGGAATTGTTGGTTTTCTGTAcattatagaatgtggtctagacctactctacctGTAAATTGTCCTGAGATGACTTCTGTTATGATGTggcactataaatacaatttaattgaaATAGCCTTTTCCCACTTGAAATGCTGGAACCAGTGAATTTTGGgtattttttcttaaaaaaaaaaaagttttttacaATTAAACGATAAtgataattttcttttttaagattatttttttgggttttttcacctttaatggataggacagctaggtgagaaagagggggaagacatacaggaaatcatcacaggtcggattcgaaccctggacctctgcgtcaaggcataaacctgtatgtttatgtgcgcctgctctatccACCACGACCCGGCCACGACATAATgataattttctgttgatcaactaACCAATTTATTATTTCAACTCTTCTGTAAAATGGCTTCCATTTCTgacatcaaaaagaaaaacatctttgCTTTCaggatttcttttattatcgtataataaaacatttaatctAAAGTTAAAACATCAAAgtcaggattaataaagtttcaCAGTTTTCACATGACAACAGCAAAATGGTTTTCCTTTCATTCATAATACATAAATGTTGCAGTACTCCGAAGGTCATTGGTGGACGTGTTTATATTTTCATTGGCAGTGATGTCTATAAGATCCAAGAGGGTATTGGCGACAAGGCGGGGAAGCTTATCCAGGCCTTCACCAGCTTCGTCACCGCCTTCACCATCGGCTTCGTCAAAGGCTGGAAACTCACTCTCGTCATCCTGGCTGTGAGCCCTGCGCTGGGCATTTCAGCCGGACTTTTCTCTAAGGTAAGCTTCTCTCTGTTGTCTTTGTGTTGCTCATTCAAAATTCACGTTCTCTTTGTCCATCTATTAAGCCTTTCTCTTGCTCTCCATTTGTTGATCATAAGGACGCATCCCCCCTGCTGGTATTCttaataacatttttgtttttctcctgaTTAGGTGCTGGCGTCTTTCACTTCTAAAGAGCAGGCTGCATATGCCAAAGCTGGAGCTGTGGCAGAAGAGGTGCTCTCTAATATCAGGACAGTGTTTGCCTTCAGTGGGCAGGACAGAGAAATCAAGAGGTATGTACAGTgtgttatacatatatatatgtgtgtgtgtgtgtgtgtgtgtgtgtgtgtgtgtgtgtgtgtgtgtgtgtgtgtgtgtgtgtaggtagtcCACCGCTGATTCTCAACTTATTAACAAGTCAGTGGATATAATCACATCGATTCTCTCAATAGTGTGAAAAATATTCAATGTTTGAGTTAAAGTCATTCACAGATCTgtggttataataataaaactttatttgtatagcacatttcttACAAAAAGGTGGAATACAATGTGCTTCACAAAAGATGAAAACAACAATCAAAACGTCTGTGCAGGGCAGATCATTCTTGGTTTATAAACTGATCAAAGTCCAAGAAAAAGCCCTTGCAGAGGCTGTAACTGGATGAACCCCATAAAAAAACCATATAATTAAATTTGTGTTTTCTACTGATGCAATATTTGTTGATGCCAAAGGGCCCTGTTGTCATTGCAATCTAATTTatattgtgtatttgtgtgtgttgcaccATAGATATAATAGGAACTTGGAGGATGCAAAGAGCATGGGAATAAAGAAGGCAGCATCTGCTAACTTTTCCATGGGCTTCACCTTCCTGATGATTTACCTGTCCTATGCTCTGGCCTTCTGGTACGGAAGTACACTCATTCTGAGTAAGGAGTACACCATTGGAACTTTACTCACTGTGAGTAGACCCATTACGACGGAATTTCTAACAATTCCCATTGAAGggagactgaaaaaaaaaggttgttgtaactaacactggtgtgtgtgtgtgtgtgtgtgtgtgtgcatgcatgcgtgcgtgcgtgtgtgtctctgtctctcttaagGTGTTCTTCGTTGTGCTTATTGGAGTGTTCATTTTGGGACAAACCTCTCCGAACTTGCAGACCTTTTCCAGTGCCCAGGGAGCTGCATATAAAGTGTACAACATTATTGATCATGTAAGAAATGCAACATTGATTGAATGATCTTTTTGCTGCTGGACAGTTGTCAGTTTGTATTACTGAACATGAACCACTGTACTCTGGCACTGCGGGAAGCCGCTTTGATGCAGCCGACAACTTGCAGTGGATTTCGCTCTAATTGGAGCACCTGCTGTCAGGTCATCTGGTTGATATTGCATAGCTGTGGCTCTCCACTTCTTGAACTTAACCGTGAATGTACTGTGAGGTTAAATAAGGTCAGTTTTACAAATATTACACCCTTATTACAGCGGCTTCCTTGTCATGGCATGTCTTTGACTATACATCAGTGGATTTAAAATGGTCAATATACAGTAGCTTCAGAAACATGCAGCATAACTTACTGAACCACTTACTAGGGTAATTTCCGACAATGTCTCGTCTCTAGCTATTCTGTGGATACCTTGGTTTTAGTTTTAACTATTTGAATCCCTATTATTTGAATTACTAATATAGAGTCTctctattttatatattttctcaTGAAGCACTTTGCGACGTCTGATATACAAAGGTGCTTTATAGATACACTTTCAACTGTCTAGTCTGAAATATAGAAGGGTGAGGCCTCCAAGAGGTACATAAAACAAGTCTCAGCTCAACCTTTGAGGGACaatagtggtgtgtgtgtttgtgtatccgCACAGAGAGTAGCAGTGATAACAAAGAGAGCTTTTTAAATATGCTCCCCCTAACATGGAGGGCTAACAGCCTTCCTCCCATTGTCTGTTTGAGGTTGTGAAAAGAATCAGGTTCTTATCTAAATGTGGCCAAACTACAAACGAGAACAGAGCTGAGTtttcaaaagtaaaaatattgTTATAACTCTTGACTCAACAGACACCGATCATCGACAGCTATTCAGAAGCTGGCTTCAAGCCTGATTTCATCACAGGAGACATAGAGTTCAAGAATATCCACTTCAGCTACCCCTCCAGGCCAGACGTCAAAGTACGTTCCCTATAGACTCTGTTTACTGAACTCTAAAACTGACATTATATTACTATTAACCTGTATCTCATAACTGACATTGCTTTTATTTGTAGATATTAAATAACCTGTCTCTGAGCGTGAAAAGTGGACAAACCATTGCCTTGGTGGGTAGCAGCGGCTGTGGTAAAAGCACCACAATCCAGCTGCTGCAGAGGTTCTACGATCCTCAGGAAGGATCTGTAAGTAATATGTCAAAACCAGTTAATTAAAAGGATTGATTCAGTAGTCGTCATTATATCCACTTTGCTGTAGTTAAGGAATTAAAAGAGTACTCCACTGATTTATTCCTataacattttgttatttaataaGAGCAGTTTTACTGCAAATCATGTATACGCTGTGTCATTGCGGTAAGTGCTGTGTCTGTTTACTCTGGCATTTTAGGTAACTGTTGACGGTCACGACATCCGTACTCTTAACGTCCGCTACCTGAGAGAGATGATCGGAGTGGTGAGTCAGGAGCCCATCCTCTTTGCCACCACCATCACTGAGAACATCAGATATGGCCGACCTGACGTGACGCAGTGGGACATTGAACAAGCTGCCAAGGAGGCTAACGCTTACGACTTCATCATAAACCTTCCTGATGTATGACTGTATTTATGACTCCCTGTCCTCTGTGCTTGTCAAGAACTCTGTCCACAACTTGCTAATACTGAGACTCTTGTCGTTGAGCAGAAGTTCGAGACGATGGTCGGAGACCGAGGGACTCAAATGAGTGGAGGACAGAAGCAGAGGATTGCGATTGCTCGAGCTTTAGTCCGCAACCCCAAATTCCTTTTGTTGGATGAAGCCACATCTGCTCTTGATGCTGAGAGCGAGACTATTGTGCAAGCTGCACTCGAcaaggtacaaacacacacagacaaatgctCTGCCTCATTCAGAACACAGCATTAGGGCTTATTATGCACTTTGACACTGACACAGACATTTTGAAGAAAAGCAGTTAAAATACTTAATATAAATTAGATTACTTTTACGTTTACTACTTTCTTTGGCGCCACCAATGGTGTGGCCCTACAAATGGCAATGTTGGTCCATCCGTGTCGGTCAGTCCACGACTTTAGGACTGACTGAAATATCCATCCATTGCCATGGAATGTTGTACACTTGTCCTCTAGAGCTACCAGCAGGTTGACATCTTTGGTTTTTAGTGAATTGTTTCTTGATCATGGCTGTATTAAGGAAAACTTCCACGCGTTCCAAGATGGCACCTCATTCATTCGTTTCAAAGCTTTCACAGGCTTCCTCACGCCAAAAGACTTCCTTTGGTTTAGCCAGCTGATTTACTGTTCGCTCCGCACACATGAATGGGATTTAATAAAGTCATCACACAGCTCCTCTAAAGGCAAAATCTATTGGACATAATGGACCAAATCATGATAATAGAAAACATAATTTCTCAAAAATGCCATTCCTTTTCTCATGTATATAtgggaaaatgtatttttgggcCGGTGTGCGTCAAATGATGCTGCATGAATGTGGAAGCAAAATAACCTTACTGCCCAGAGCTGTTCCTGTAGGCTTGGTCTACAAAAATATTGGATATGGATATCCATGGTATACCATATAGTCTATTAGCAGAACTAATGGCATGTTAATCAGCTTCATTATGGgaaacatcagcatgttgttattgtgagcatgttagcatgctgatgttagcattagcacaaagcaccactgtgcctaagtacagcctcaaaGAGCTGAAGGCTGTAGGCTAGATGGCACCCCATTCATTCGTATCAAAGCTTTCACAGGCGTCCTCACGCCGAAAGACTTCCTCTGGTTTAGCCAGCTGATTTACTGTTCGCTCCGCACACATGAATGGGATTAAATAATGTCATCACACAGCTCCCCTAGACTCTTAGTCTTATCACTCATATTAAAACGCGTCCACTGCAAACATGTTGTATGTTCATAAACTGTATGTACAATTTTATCTCCTTCTTGTAAATATaagcaaagacacaaaaactTGGACACATATCATTGTGTGCAGGTCCGACTGGGTCGTACCACCATAATTGTTGCCCACCGCCTCTCAACCATCAGAAATGCTGACGTCATCGCTGGCTTTCAGAATGGTGATGTTGTAGAGTTGGGGACTCATAGCCAACTGATGAAGGAACAGGGAGTCTACCATACACTGGTCACCATGCAGGtaatacataaacacataaacacgTTGACACACCATTTGGTTTGGCTGGAGCTCAGTTACTTTGTCATTTCAGAATGGCCAGTCTTTGATATTGTTTGTGTCTTCCTGCCGCAGACCTTTCAGAAAGCCAATGACTGGGAGGAGGCAAAGTGGGAGCTTTCTGCGGATGAGAAGAGCCCTTTAGTCAAGTCCCACTCTCAGTCTCCTCTGCACAGGAGGAAGTCCATAAGAGGTTCCTCCTTTGCTACctcagagggagagaaagaggtgcAAAAGCTCCAGGTTCACGCAACAGAAGAAGTGAGCTGTGGTGCAACATCTCTGGGGTTTGAGTGGCTGGGTCAACATTGTCAACATGTTCTAAGCTAAACAAAATTATATATTCTCATAGTCCAACCCCACCATTACCTTAAGTCCATATACTGTTAGTCAagttagacttttttttttggtccttAACAGGTTTTGGTGATAAATGCATGGGTGAGGTAATTAGACCtgtgtcctctctctcctctgctcaAGCTAACTCTTTTAGATCCAGGTTCGTCCCATTATGACGAATCAAGGCTGTCTCTTCCCTATTTAATTTGTCCTTGCTCTCGAACCCAACATCCTGGCAAATCAAAACCAATTATCACATTTGTGCTGAGGGAGAGTGGATGGCTCTCTGGTTACAAACTCAACCTTTACCACTAAACTCTGTAGCCAAGGATATCTCATAGTCACAGTTTTCAATCAGGAAAGATTATTAACATTGGACAAAACATATCGAGGAAATGGTACTACCTCAATTCCAAGATGACTATGCAGCCTCTCCTTTTTAGTACAATCTGTTAACGCTGATAGTGATACAGATGGAACAGGCTTCATGCTATTCCATCCTTAGCAAATCCCATATTTTCATGCCTTAGCCCTGGCTCTAAACTACGTAAACGATAACCCTATTCTAAAGAAAATTGTCcaaaattagaaaatatttTTGATAACTTTGTACTTGTTCCTCTTACCTAACCACTCTTTCCCTTCATCTTTCCAACATTCCAGCAGTTACATACTAAATTCAGTTTTCCCTTtctgaatctcttcctgaagAAAAACAGGAGAGGTAGAGGGAAAGGAGATGTAACTCCactgtttttcctctttctgtagGAAGAAAATGTTCCCTCCGTGCCGTTCCATAAATTGATGCGTCTCAACCTTCCCGAGTGGCCGTACATTTTTGTGGGGACCATCTGTGCTATCATTAACGGAGCAATGCAGCCACTGTTCGCTATCATCTTCTCCAAGATCATCACTGTATGTTACTCTTAGTATCGGTGTACcacaaaagtttttttaatgCTTCCTGTTAATTGCAACATTTATCAGATGTTGCAGAAAATTACACATTAgctgttttttcttctcctctcaggTGTTTGCACATCCAGATCAAGTGGTTATCAGGCAAAGAGCCACATTCTTTTCTCTGATGTTTGTTGTTATTGGAGCTGTAACCTTTGTCGCCATGTTCCTACAGGTATGcatgtgtatacacacacacacagacacacacagagacacacagagacacacagagacacacagagacacacagagacacacagagacacagagacacacagagacacacacacacacacacacacacacacacacacacacacacacacacacacacacacacacacacacacacacacacacacacacacacacacacacacacacattgacatttTGGTAATAcacttatttgttttcttgctgagagtttgaTGAAAAGATGATAAGATACCACTCAAAGGAAAGAACAGAGCCAGAATAGCTGTTTCCTCCATATCCAGTtgttgtgctaagctagggtaACTGTCTTCTGGCTGTTGTTGTATATTTACTGGACAGACATGAgggtggtatcaatcttctcatctcactctTGGCTAGAAAGCTAATAAGCCAATTTCTCCATATTAACCATATATGCCTCAACACTAAGATTACTTTAGTTTTACTTACTCACATTATAACTAATAATGGTTAGAAATGTGGAAACGTTGATACCTTTCACACAGACTTACAGTGTGATATTACGAAAGTGCTGTTGCAGtataaacacacatgcaggcaaTGTGACAGAAGTTCATGCCAGTGTTCAGGTGTGCTCATGTCTTCTGTCTGTAAACTTTCAACAGGGCTTCTGTTTTGGTAAATCTGGAGAGATTCTGACCCTCAAACTAAGACTGGGGGCCTTTAAGGCCATGATGAGACAGGTGAGTGTAACCAGCTCTATATGGGATCAGGTTCTAGTATTTTTAATAACTAATTAGTTCTAAGTCGCAGtattgtctctctttctctctactATGCCAAGACTGAGGTTTTCCAGAAATCCAATTCTTTTccaaacttttattttgttgattaTTAAGTAATGTTtatgttacagtaaagtgaggtTTTCAGGAGGTCTGTTGTATATTAAAAGTCTTTTAATTCTAAGTGAATGTATTCTATTTTCATGGCCAATTGAAAATGGTAATCCCTGTTAACTTGTAGGACCTCAGCTGGTTTGACAACCCCAAAAACAGTGTTGGAGCACTCACTACGAGACTGGCCACAGACGCAGCCCAAGTACAAGGGGTTAGtctcaacaacacacacacacacacacacacacacacacacacacacacacacacacacacacacacaaaaacacacaaaaacacacaactttTGTTATCTGCTTTGTTCCCATCTTTTACGTCTGCTCAGGCTACAGGAGTACGTATGGCGACGCTGGCCCAGAACATAGCTAACATGGGCACCAGTCTGATCATTTCTTTTGTGTACGGCTGGGAGCTGACCCTGCTCATTCTGGCTGTGGTGCCCTTAATGGCACTGGCTGGAGCTGTGGAGATGAAGGCGCTCACTGGATATGCTGTTAaggacaagaaggagctggagaAGTCTGGAAAGGTAGGGATTCAGTGTGGATTTACCAGAGTAACAtgcaaattcctttttttttttactcttaagaACAAGCATCATTTGTGGGCATCAGCATATTTGTATGGTTTGTTTCTACAGATTGCTACAGAGGCCATCGAGAATATCcgtactgttgtctctcttaacAGAGAACCCAAGTTTGAAGCTTTGTATCAGGAAAACCTCAAAATACCATTCAAGTACgaaaaataacattaattaaACCACAGATCCATCATCTCCATGGGATATATGAATCcaaatacactcacctaaaagattattaggaacacctgttaaatttcacgttaatgaaattatctaatcaaccaatcacatggcaactgcttcaatgcattttaagggtgtggtccaggtctagacaatctcctgaactccaaactgaatgtcagaatgggaaagaaaggtgatctaagcaactttgagcatggcatggttgttggtgccagatgggctggtctgagtatttcacaatctgctcagttactgggattttcacgcacaatcatttctagggttgacaaagaatggtctgaaaaaggaaaaacatccagtatgctgcagtcctgtggTTGAAagtgccttgttgatgctagagatCAGAGGAGAGTGGGCagagtgattcaagctgatagaagatcaactttgactcaaataaccactcgttacaaccgaggtatgcagcaaagcatttgtgaagccacaacacgcacaaccttgatgCAGATGGGCttcaccagcagaagacccgcacatctccactaaaaataggaaaatgaggctacaatttgcacaagctcaccaaaattggacagttgaagacataacctgaaaaatgttgcctggtctgatgagtctcgatttctgttgagacattcagatggtagtcagaatttggcgtaaacagaatgagaacatggatccgtcgtgccttgttaccactaggcaggctgctggtggtggtgtaatggtgtgggggatccctttcaccttcagaactgccttcattctttgtgtcattaattcaacaaggtgctgtaagcattctttagaaatattggcccatattgataggatagggtcaaacacagtattagtaaggtgttcctaataatcctttagttGAGTCTatatgtattttaaaatcaattttgaTTAATTTGAGGAGTGCTCTCTTTGATGccatctttctcttcctctctgtacAGGAACTCACAGAAAAATGCCCATGTGCATGGCATTACCTTCTCCTTAACCCAGTCCATGCTCTACTTCGCTTATGCAGGCTGTTTCCGCTTTGGAGCTTGGCTCATtcaggaaggaaggatggataTTGAGGCAGTATTCCTGTAAGTGTCCCcatgactttttcttttaatcaggAGATTAAGTTTTAGTTTATGTTAGAGAAGATGACCAGTTTGCATGCACTGGTACTAGAGCTTAGATcggcccaaaaaatcaagctTGACCGAGCCCaagcacgttgtgtccgagcccagCCCGgcttttaacacttttttaacacgtgggccgttataactggcgttctcaactacaattccgagttctttgaactgcagaaatctgtttagaataatgcaacaaggatgaagcatgtaaactgcgctgtttgtttattcagcacagcaggcccggtgtgatgcgtgCGAGTAGAGGGGAgacatttgttacttttatatagcctatatatatttataatatttctgattatggcatagctttctccccacccaattagttatttttttaaaatcgcttgatcaagggtccggcccggcccgaggatagtggcggaaaataacggcTCGGGCTCAGGccgagaatctaaactctataACTTGTACCTACCAGCAGGTAAAATCAGACAAAAGCATTGCTGTTGGGAGGAGAAGCTGTTTATATGGCTTATAATTATTACCTGGGCCTGAAGTATCCGAGGGGACGCTGTAAATGGGTTGGCTTCAAACCCAGAGGATATGGTCCCACAAGTCACCTGTACCTTTGGtcatcagacagacacacacacgtgttttaGGCTGCAAACGTAACATAACGTGTGATATTGTTGAGGAGGAGCCATACGCCTTCATTTATATTCTGCCTGTTACACAAAGAGAAGTCCAAAGGTAATTGCACCATGGGCTTCTGAAGGAACATAAAACtataaaacacagaaatattAACTCCTCATCACCATGAAGCATTTTATGTTATACGTGCATGCATTGTAAACCCTCAGATTTGTATTACTTTCCAAAGGTTTTCAAAGACACCCAGTGTGTCAGGCTGAATGATaggaaatgtatttacagtgaTGCACTAGACATCTAGAATTGTCTATTTGGTGTTATTGtgctataataaaaaaaaaaagaatttgggataaataaacatttcactCAATATCAGAATGATGTAGCTTATAAAAATAAAGCAACAAGCAGATACAGAATACATTGTATTGTATGAAATGTTATCAGTGTCAAAACACCActaagtctacagccatgctaatgTCAGCGTGAGGCTTCacactagggatgcaccgaatccagatttttggggttcggccaaataccgaatccactggttaagattctgccgaatccgaaaccaaataccgaatcctactcccatcctcggtccattaacacagtaaacacattaatgaagtaaacaacgtccacagtctctaaaatagttaaatgtaacaacttaatgttgaattcacatgCTCTTTTCACATTGTAGGAAAGCACAtctctatcgccagatgagtgacaattttgtttggcaaattatcgctaaccagtgtatgatgaaggcatgttggatgggtgaaattagaaagctaacgttagctaacgagcagcagctgGCTGTTTGGTCACTCCGCTCCCGCTGTAGGGAGAATaatttgttgtgtgttgtttagggtccttgccgTTGCGGGACAGGTCGGTATTGCGGGTTGGGCGTGTGGCTCAGCTTGGGTCGCCTTCTTTTGGCTTTTTCTGCTcgcgagttccattttcactttctcacagcctactgcattgaacggtccacctacgcaaacaccttcccgtaatcaacggcgccatCATTATGTCGACCAGCTCAGCGCGcctagtgcaagcgtagggttcggtagagaaaaattctaaggttcagcAGAAACCGAACCCGTCAAAAAACCCAATATTCGGCTAaaaagctaaatgctaacatcagcatgctaacatactaACATGACaaagctaa
This window of the Perca flavescens isolate YP-PL-M2 chromosome 6, PFLA_1.0, whole genome shotgun sequence genome carries:
- the abcb4 gene encoding ATP-dependent translocase ABCB1; translation: MDVKDETEMLGTAKLKQNGDLNESKKNGKKKEKEPKLPVVGPIDVFRFADGLDIVYILAGTICAIIHGIVLPLMCIVFGDMTDSFIEDSMMGQINITHHNVTHIPSNSTLQEDMTTFAIYYSIMGFVVVVAAYGQVALWSLSAGRQGTRIRKLFFHSIMKQDIGWFDVTEIAELNTRLTDDVYKIQEGIGDKAGKLIQAFTSFVTAFTIGFVKGWKLTLVILAVSPALGISAGLFSKVLASFTSKEQAAYAKAGAVAEEVLSNIRTVFAFSGQDREIKRYNRNLEDAKSMGIKKAASANFSMGFTFLMIYLSYALAFWYGSTLILSKEYTIGTLLTVFFVVLIGVFILGQTSPNLQTFSSAQGAAYKVYNIIDHTPIIDSYSEAGFKPDFITGDIEFKNIHFSYPSRPDVKILNNLSLSVKSGQTIALVGSSGCGKSTTIQLLQRFYDPQEGSVTVDGHDIRTLNVRYLREMIGVVSQEPILFATTITENIRYGRPDVTQWDIEQAAKEANAYDFIINLPDKFETMVGDRGTQMSGGQKQRIAIARALVRNPKFLLLDEATSALDAESETIVQAALDKVRLGRTTIIVAHRLSTIRNADVIAGFQNGDVVELGTHSQLMKEQGVYHTLVTMQTFQKANDWEEAKWELSADEKSPLVKSHSQSPLHRRKSIRGSSFATSEGEKEVQKLQVHATEEEENVPSVPFHKLMRLNLPEWPYIFVGTICAIINGAMQPLFAIIFSKIITVFAHPDQVVIRQRATFFSLMFVVIGAVTFVAMFLQGFCFGKSGEILTLKLRLGAFKAMMRQDLSWFDNPKNSVGALTTRLATDAAQVQGATGVRMATLAQNIANMGTSLIISFVYGWELTLLILAVVPLMALAGAVEMKALTGYAVKDKKELEKSGKIATEAIENIRTVVSLNREPKFEALYQENLKIPFKNSQKNAHVHGITFSLTQSMLYFAYAGCFRFGAWLIQEGRMDIEAVFLVISAVLYGAMALGEANSFAPNYAKAKISASHLMMLLDKEPAIDNLSQEGESPDKFDGNVHFDSVKFNYPSRPDVPILQGMNLKVKKGETLALVGSSGCGKSTTIQLLERFYDPREGRVLLDNIDAKQLNIHWLRSQIGIVSQEPVLFDCTLAENIAYGDNSRTATLEEIKEAATAANIHSFIESLPQKYDTQAGDKGAQLSGGQKQRIAIARAILRNPKLLLLDEATSALDTESEKVVQEALDEASKGRTCIIVAHRLSTIQNADRIAVFQGGVVVEQGTHQQLLAKKGVYHMLVTTQMGHGRE